A part of Anser cygnoides isolate HZ-2024a breed goose chromosome 17, Taihu_goose_T2T_genome, whole genome shotgun sequence genomic DNA contains:
- the LOC106031388 gene encoding sodium-dependent serotonin transporter-like produces MGEQPCPAPASPPGQDGGPGASPAPAVHPRDKWSKKMDFLLSVVGFAVDLGNVWRFPYICYQNGGGAFLIPYTLMAVFGGVPLFYMELALGQFHRTGAIPIWKRICPIFKGIGFAICIIGLYVSFYYNTIIAWALYYFYSSFSGTLPWASCDNPWNTPNCTNYFGRSNVTWTNFSRSPAEEFYTRKVLEIQKSGGLYDVGGIRWQLLLCLFLIFTIVYFSLWKGVKTSGKVVWVTATLPYLVLLVLLVRGATLPGAWRGVLFYLRPDWGKLLSTAVWVDAAAQIFFSLGPGFGVLLALASYNHFHNNCYRDALVTSAVNCLTSFLSGFVIFTVLGYMAEMRDVEVEDVARDKGPSLLFITYPEAIANMVGSTFFAIIFFLMMITLGLDSTFGGLEAVITAVMDEYPQALAKRRELFVLGLITVCFLGSLSTLTYGGAYVVKLLEEFGAGCSILAVVLLETIAVSWFYGIQRFSHDVKAMLGFAPGLFWKVCWAAISPALLAFIVVSSLLEQPPLVLFGYQYPAWSTSVGHLVGASSFVCIPVYMVYKLVWTPGSLKQRLAICVRPEKTARDAQAEAVRMSPVP; encoded by the exons atgggggagcagccctgcccggcacctgccagcccccccgggcaggacgggggtcctggggccagccccgcgcccgccgTGCACCCCCGGGACAAGTGGAGCAAAAAAATGGATTTCCTCCTCTCGGTCGTTGGATTTGCCGTCGATCTGGGCAACGTGTGGCGGTTCCCTTACATCTGCTACCAGAACGGAGGGG GCGCCTTCCTCATCCCCTACACGCTGATGGCTGTTTTCGGAGGGGTGCCCCTCTTCTACATGGAGCTGGCCCTGGGGCAGTTCCACAGGACGGGCGCCATCCCCATCTGGAAGCGCATCTGCCCCATCTTCAAAG gCATCGGCTTTGCCATCTGCATCATCGGCCTCTACGTCTCCTTCTACTACAACACCATCATCGCCTGGGCTCTCTATTACTTCTACTCGTCCTTCTCGGGCACCCtgccctgggcgagctgcgacAACCCCTGGAACACCCCCAACTGCACCAACTACTTCGGGAGGAGCAACGTGACTTGGACCAACTTCTCCAGGTCCCCCGCCGAGGAGTTTTATAC GAGGAAGGTCCTGGAGATCCAGAAGTCCGGCGGTCTGTACGATGTGGGGGGGATCCGCTggcagctgctcctctgcctcttcctcatCTTCACCATCGTCTACTTCAGCCTGTGGAAAGGGGTGAAAACCTCCGGCAAG GTGGTGTGGGTGACGGCCACGCTGCCCTACCTCGTCCTCCTCGTCCTGCTGGTCCGTGGGGCCACCCTGCCCGGCGCCTGGAGAGGGGTGCTCTTCTACCTGCGCCCGGACTGGGGCAAGCTCCTGAGCACGGCG GTCTGGGTGGATGCTGCTGCgcagattttcttctccttgggCCCGGGATTCGGAGTCCTTCTGGCTCTGGCCAGCTACAACCACTTCCACAACAACTGCTACCG GGACGCGCTCGTCACCAGCGCAGTGAACTGCCTCACCAGCTTCCTCTCGGGCTTCGTCATCTTCACCGTGCTGGGCTACATGGCCGAGATGAGGGACGTGGAGGTGGAGGACGTAGCCAGAGACAAAG GTCCCAGCCTGCTTTTCATCACCTACCCCGAGGCCATCGCCAACATGGTGGGCTCCACCTTCTTCGCCATCATCTTCTTCCTGATGATGATAACGCTGGGGCTGGACAGCACG TTTGGGGGCCTAGAGGCAGTGATCACGGCCGTGATGGACGAGTACCCCCAGGCCCTGGCCAAGCGCAGGGAGCTCTTTGTCCTCGGCCTCATCACCGTCTGCTTCCTGGGCTCCCTGAGCACCCTCACCTAC GGCGGCGCCTACGTGGTGAAGCTGCTGGAGGAGTTCGGCGCGGGCTGCTCGATCCTGGCGGTGGTGCTGCTGGAAACGATAGCCGTGTCCTGGTTTTATG GGATCCAGAGGTTCTCCCACGACGTGAAAGCCATGCTGGGCTTCGCCCCGGGGCTGTTCTGGAAGGTGTGCTGGGCCGCCATCAGCCCGGCCTTGCTGGCG TTCATCGTCGTcagctccctgctggagcagcctcCCCTGGTGCTCTTCGGCTACCAGTACCCGGCGTGGAGCACCTCGGTGGGGCACCTCGTAGGGGCATCCTCCTTCGTCTGCATCCCCGTCTACATGGTGTACAAGCTGGTCTGGACGCCGGGCTCTCTCAAGCAG CGCCTCGCCATCTGCGTTCGGCCGGAGAAGACAGCACGAGACGCCCAGGCCGAGGCGGTGCGCATGTCACCGGTCCCGTAG
- the C17H12orf76 gene encoding uncharacterized protein C12orf76 homolog, which translates to MPLSALRGWALAVLAALAPAERSRPYAVLQKQNLVLLGSILSALLLTIVLVAVCVYKPVRRR; encoded by the exons ATGCCGCTGTcggcgctgcggggctgggcgctGGCCGTGCTGGCGGCCCTGGCCCCGGCGGAGCGCAGCCGGCCGTACGCcgtgctgcagaagcagaaccTGG tgctgctgggcagcaTCCTCAGCGCGCTGCTGCTCACCATCGTCCTCGTGGCCGTCTGCGTCTACAAGCCCGTCCGCAGGCGGTAG
- the ANKRD13A gene encoding ankyrin repeat domain-containing protein 13A, with product MSSPGGAFPLHALVWDNDHRRLDQELHGQDVDQRDPRGRTLLHLAVSLGYIESAKVLLQHKADVTKENAQGWTVLHEAVSTGDPEMVHMILQHRDYQQTSRTLGGVPELLQKINETPDFYVEMKWEFTSWVPLVSRVCPSDVCRIWKSGAKLRVDITLLGFENMSWERGRRSLIFKGEDTGGWAELIEINHDDKFVTTERFEISQHMKRLTLGSMTPKRKDVERRLTSPIINTCLDTKNIAFERTTTGFWVWRTEKAEGVNGYEAKVYIANNVNVVTKIRTEHLTEEEKKRYKADRNPLESFLGTVEHEYGAQSIVKTTEYAASNNPTAITLEEYLDPNFDLKGRDIGRPKEVTIRTQKFKATLWMSEEFPLSLMEQVTPIIDLMARTSAHFARLKDFITLEFPPGFPVKIEIPLFHVLNARITFENVNGCRTAEKTSQMAGGAQCDSGANFEVDQSVFEIPKSYHVQDDGRNIHVQDEDNEIMQFAIQQSLLESSGNKEVGMHSNGAVAYPQDFNIQYQRALQESYLTSTGNSCCSTPSEPNSFEKDLQLAMELSVREQEEREKQRREEEDAELQQVLRLSLVEK from the exons ATGAGCTCCCCCGGCGGGGCCTTCCCCCTGCACGCCCTCGTGTGGGACAACGACCACCGGCGGCTGGACCAGGAGCTGCACGGCCAG GATGTTGATCAACGTGACCCGCGAGGCCGGACCTTGTTGCACCTTGCTGTTTCCCTGGGTTACATAGAATCTGCCAAAGTTCTTCTTCAACACAAGGCAGATGTAACTAAAGAGAACGCACAGGGATGGACAG ttttacatGAAGCTGTCAGCACAGGAGATCCGGAGATGGTACATATGATTCTGCAGCATCGAGACTATCAGCAGACCTCTAGGACGCTTGGAGGAGTTCCTGAATTACTCCAGAAGATTAATGAG actCCTGACTTTTATGTGGAAATGAAATGGGAGTTTACTAGCTGGG ttcCGCTGGTTTCTAGGGTTTGTCCAAGTGATGTCTGTCGCATCTGGAAAAGTGGCGCCAAGTTGCGAGTTGATATCACGTTGCTGGGATTTGAAAATAtgagctgggagaggggaaggcGTAGCTTAATTTTCAAGGGCGAAG ATACCGGAGGTTGGGCAGAACTAATTGAGATAAATCATGATGATAAGTTCGTTACAACAGAGCGCTTTGAGATTTCCCAACACATGAAGCGTTTGACGCTGGGATCTATGACCCcgaaaagaaaagatgtggaaAGACGCCTTACCTCTCCAATTATTAATACGTGCCTTGAtacaaaaaatattgcttttgaaAG AACCACCACTGGATTCTGGGTATGGAGGACGGAAAAAGCAGAAGGCGTAAATGGTTACGAAGCAAAG gtgTACATTGCAAACAACGTGAATGTGGTCACGAAAATCAGAACGGAACATttaacagaagaggaaaagaaaagatataaAG ctgaCAGGAACCCTCTGGAATCATTTCTGGGTACAGTGGAGCATGAATATGGTGCTCAG AGTATAGTCAAGACAACAGAGTATGCCGCAAGTAACAACCCTACTGCTATTACTCTGGAGGAATACTTGGACCCAAACTTTGATTTGAAAGGTAGAGATATAGGAAGACCGAAAGAAGTCACCATTCGAACACAGAA GTTTAAAGCAACCTTATGgatgagtgaagaatttccctTGTCCCTTATGGAACAAGTCACTCCGATCATTGATCTGATGGCCAGAACTAGTGCTCATTTTGCCAGGCTTAAGGATTTCATCACTCTGGAATTTCCACCAGGATTCCCTGTCAAAATTG aaattccCTTATTTCATGTGCTGAATGCCCGAATTACTTTTGAAAACGTCAatggctgcaggacagctgaGAAAACATCACAGATGGCTGGAGGTGCACAGTGTGATTCAG GTGCTAATTTCGAGGTTGACCAGTCAGTGTTTGAGATCCCCAAATCTTACCATGTCCAAGATGATGGTAGGAACATACACGTGCAGGATGAAGATAACGAGATCATGCAGTTTGCTATTCAGCAGAGTTTGTTGGAATCCAGTGGAAATAAA gAAGTGGGGATGCATTCCAATGGAGCAGTTGCGTATCCGCAGGACTTCAATATACAGTATCAGAG ggCACTGCAGGAGAGCTATCTAACAAGCACAGGTAATTCATGCTGCAGCACCCCTAGTGAAccaaacagttttgaaaaagaCTTGCAGCTTGCCATGGAGCTGTCTGTCCGAGAGCAGGAAGAACGGGAGAAGCAACGCCGTGAAGAGGAAGATGCAGAGCTTCAGCAAGTTTTACGGCTTTCTCTTGTGGAAAAGTAA